A window of Haloarcula sp. DT43 genomic DNA:
TCGACTGGCTGTCGCTGTGCGGGTTCCTGACCGTCCGGCGGGACGACGACGGGGGCTTCCACGTGGTCTTCCCGTCGGAGTCGGTGCGGTGGCTGATGATTCGCTTCATCCGCGGGAGCATCGCCGACCTGCCGTTCGAGATAGACGTCGAGGAGAGCGTCTCGAAAGTGCTCTTGCGAGAGCGAGCCCAGTGAGGGGGCCGGCAGAGCGGCGGGGGCGTTCTTACTCGGTACGCGGCGTTCATACGACCGACGTGGCGACCACACACGGGTCTTAACAACGTTTTTTGATACCTGCCGGGACCCTGGCAGTAGGTATCAAAGGTAACAATCATGGATATTACGCAACGACTCAAAGCCGTCGGCCCGGGAGCGATGGTCGCGGCCGCGTTCATCGGTCCGGGCACGGTCACGACTGCCAGCGTCACCGGGGCGGAGTTCGGCTACGCGCTCCTGTGGACGATGGCGTTCTCCATCGTGGCGACGATAGTTCTCCAGGAGATGAGCGCGCGGCTCGGCCTCGTGTCCGGCGAGGGGCTGGGCGAAGCGCTCCGGGGCCGGTTCGACAGCCAGGCCGTCGAGTACGTGAGCATGGGGCTGGTCGTCGGCGCAATCGGCGTCGGGACCGCCGCCTACGAGGCCGGGAACATCCTCGGCGGTGCCGCGGGACTCGCGACGATTACCGGGCTGGACGCGCGGGTGTGGGGCGTCGTCATGGGGCTGGTCGCCGGCGCGCTCCTCTACACCGGGCGGTACAAGCTGATAGAGCGGGCGCTGGTGGGGCTCGTCGGCGTGATGGCGCTCTCGTTCGTGGCGTCGGCGCTGCTCATCGGTCCCGACCCCGGTGCGATTGCGATGGGGTTCGTCCCCGGCATCCCCTCGGGGTCGCTGTACCTCATCACCGGCCTCATCGGGACGACCATCGTCGGGTACAACCTGTTCCTGCACGCGAGCAACGTCCAGGAGCGGTGGAGCGGGCCCGAGGACATCGGTCGCTCGCGCGTCGACACGGTGGTGTCAATCGTCGCGGGCGGCGTGATTACGATTACCATCATGGTGACCGCCGCCGCGGCCTTCGAGCCGGGGACGCAGATAAGCGACATCGGCCGAATGGCCGAACAGCTCCGGCCCATCGCGGGGCCGTACGCGGAACTGTTCTTCAGCATCGGCATCTTCGCTGCCGGGTTCACCAGCGCGACGACGGCACCGCTGGCGGGCGCGTGGGCGACGACGGGCGCGCTGGGCTGGGACTCTGACATGCAGAGCACGCAGTTCCGGGCCGTCTGGGGGACCATCCTCGGCGTCGGGATTCTCTCGGTGTTGCTCGGGGGCAGCCCAGTCGAAATCATCGTGTTCGCACAGGTGGTCAACGGGATTTTATTGCCAATCGTCGCCGTGTTCCTGATATACGCGATGAACCAGCAGGACCTCCTGGGCGAGTACACGAACGGCACGGTAGCGAACGCGCTCGGGGCCATCGTGACGCTCATCGTCGTGTGGCTCGGGATTCGAACGCTGCTCGACGTCGCGGGGGTGCTGTAGATGGCGGACCGGACGGTCGGCGTCGACGTCGGCGGGACCTTCACCGACGTGGTACTGTCCCTGGACGGGGACCTGGTGACCGCGAAGGTCCCGAGCACCGAAGACCAGAGCGAGGGCGTCATCGCCGGCATCGAGAAGGCGTGTGCGGAGGCCAGCATCGAACCCGAGACGATACGGGATTTCTCACACGCGATGACCGTCTCGGTCAACGCGCTCCTCGAAGAGAACGGCGCGAAGACCGCGCTCGTTACGACCGAGGGGTTCCGGGACGTGCTGGAAATCGGCCGCCAGGACCGCCCGTCGCTGTACGACCTGTCCGCCGAGAAGCCGACGCCGCTCGTCCCCAGACGGCGGCGGTTCGAGGTGGCCGAGCGGACGACGACCGACGGGGTCG
This region includes:
- a CDS encoding Nramp family divalent metal transporter encodes the protein MDITQRLKAVGPGAMVAAAFIGPGTVTTASVTGAEFGYALLWTMAFSIVATIVLQEMSARLGLVSGEGLGEALRGRFDSQAVEYVSMGLVVGAIGVGTAAYEAGNILGGAAGLATITGLDARVWGVVMGLVAGALLYTGRYKLIERALVGLVGVMALSFVASALLIGPDPGAIAMGFVPGIPSGSLYLITGLIGTTIVGYNLFLHASNVQERWSGPEDIGRSRVDTVVSIVAGGVITITIMVTAAAAFEPGTQISDIGRMAEQLRPIAGPYAELFFSIGIFAAGFTSATTAPLAGAWATTGALGWDSDMQSTQFRAVWGTILGVGILSVLLGGSPVEIIVFAQVVNGILLPIVAVFLIYAMNQQDLLGEYTNGTVANALGAIVTLIVVWLGIRTLLDVAGVL